A region of Chloracidobacterium sp. DNA encodes the following proteins:
- a CDS encoding ABC transporter permease: protein MLELIFASLRVRPFRTLISVIGVALGVVLVILFTGLARGMTNDLAKRAANWKAEIVFTRPGGMDTMSSNAAVNLAYAKKLLEIDGVAATVPVIRYVSPDTRGKWGIKQVDGVDWQPFAEMNDMQLVEGRAATAADEIIMDQREIQDANLKLGDTYELFGGKQYKIVGVFAPPSGARTKMSLTAMQEALQTDKCTYILVKIKNGADAAAVAAKINEVLPGNKINLTSDLIIDAQERIPGLNTFLRVLVVLGAFVSVIFVLLSMYTTITERRKEIGILKSLGASRSFIISSIEGEAFFIGLLGVLLGFVVAFASSYVIGRQFSLAFEFSPGWMLTAVAIAIGGSLFGALYPAWRAAGIDPVEVMVNE, encoded by the coding sequence ATGCTCGAATTAATTTTTGCGAGTCTAAGAGTCCGTCCATTTCGCACGCTCATCAGCGTGATCGGGGTGGCTCTTGGTGTTGTGCTTGTGATCTTATTTACAGGCCTCGCTCGCGGCATGACCAATGACCTCGCCAAACGCGCTGCCAATTGGAAAGCTGAGATCGTTTTCACGCGGCCAGGCGGCATGGACACGATGAGTTCCAATGCAGCGGTCAATCTCGCATACGCTAAAAAATTGCTTGAGATCGATGGCGTTGCAGCAACAGTTCCGGTGATCCGTTACGTCTCGCCCGATACTAGAGGCAAATGGGGAATAAAGCAGGTTGACGGCGTTGATTGGCAACCCTTTGCCGAAATGAACGATATGCAGCTCGTCGAAGGCCGTGCCGCAACCGCAGCTGACGAGATCATCATGGATCAGCGAGAGATCCAAGACGCAAATCTCAAACTCGGCGACACATACGAACTCTTTGGCGGCAAGCAGTACAAGATCGTTGGTGTTTTTGCTCCGCCTTCCGGAGCGAGAACAAAAATGTCGCTCACCGCGATGCAGGAAGCATTGCAAACCGACAAATGCACGTACATTCTCGTAAAGATCAAAAATGGCGCTGACGCCGCCGCAGTAGCTGCGAAAATAAACGAAGTTCTGCCCGGCAACAAGATCAATCTCACAAGCGACCTCATTATCGATGCCCAGGAGCGAATTCCGGGCTTGAATACATTTCTTCGCGTCCTTGTTGTATTAGGCGCATTCGTTAGTGTGATCTTCGTTCTGCTTTCGATGTACACGACCATCACCGAGCGGCGAAAAGAGATCGGCATCCTCAAATCTCTCGGAGCGTCAAGATCTTTCATTATCAGCTCGATCGAGGGCGAAGCGTTTTTCATCGGCCTGCTTGGCGTCTTGCTGGGGTTTGTTGTCGCTTTCGCTTCTTCGTATGTGATCGGCCGTCAATTTTCACTCGCTTTTGAATTCAGTCCGGGCTGGATGTTGACCGCTGTCGCCATCGCTATCGGCGGAAGCCTTTTCGGGGCACTCTATCCGGCATGGCGCGCCGCCGGCATCGATCCTGTTGAGGTCATGGTCAACGAATAA
- a CDS encoding error-prone DNA polymerase translates to MFYELHTRSAFSFLSSGSQPQRLAQRAAELEMPGAALIDRDTVAGAVRFHFEAKKHGIKPIVGAEITMDDGSFLPLVPMNLAGYQNLSKLITTVKLRHKKGKHFATRKDIEDHSSGLLCFTGGADGFMHKSIKAGRAQIDLAWLNYVFEKRLYVELQRHHLRSEEAINQSLLGLAHKLRLPYFASNGTYYADQHDRELFDVFTCIKNHCSIYDAGKLLSKNNERYLKSQSQMLDLFEDIPSAVHITEEIADRVKFSMDALSYNFPDYDVPPGETVDSLLRHRAISGAIERYRNKEQNIKDQVQDRLDREFKVISMKGLAGYFLMVADISQFCVDNEILSQGRGSAANSVVCYALGITAVEPIKNKLLFERFLSESYEQYPDIDIDLPSGDDREQVIQHVYREYGERGAGMTANVISYRGKSAVREVGKTFGFGPDVLDRLSKLNSHYETFKGEELDRRLKEQGFDTTENIRLKKFAELYNKILDFPRHLGQHSGGMVVSLNRLDGIVPLEPASMPGRNIIQWDKDDCDALKIVKVDLLGLGMMAVLRDSITLISQHHDKTLNLYKIPTDDPKVYEALQTGDTVGMFQVESRAQIAFLPKSKPANFYDIVVQVAIIRPGPIVGKMLHSYLKRRQGLEKVDYIDERLRPTLERTMGVPLFQEQLLKIAMDIAGFTSDQTEDLRKAMGFKRPGKKLETISENLRKGMEKTGVPKEVQENIVNCVLAFSNYGFPESHAFSFALLAYASAYFMVHYRACFMAAMFNNYPLGFYNAATLVKDAQRHGLHFIALDINRSKYEFTVEEVSGEKQVRVGLNFVRGLRKDIGEMIVAERDRAGFYISIADLIDRVPEINKREIRALSLTGALNFDGTIHRREALWQSELLIQPEGDLFSGSRVSSPHVSKGSSALNRALTHVRATDTNTFLKRLEGLELVETDLRKTGISIGKHPMAFVREEMKKSGILSARESIDLKKGQVVSVAGAVIIRQRPMTANNVVFITLEDETGHSNFVVMPDVFEKYRAVINQNDYLIIRGIYEERGMLKSIHFEPIHSFNAEVVSHNFR, encoded by the coding sequence ATGTTTTACGAACTTCACACACGCTCGGCTTTTAGCTTTCTGTCATCCGGTTCTCAGCCGCAGAGGTTAGCTCAGCGCGCCGCTGAGCTAGAAATGCCCGGAGCGGCTTTGATCGACCGCGATACGGTCGCCGGAGCTGTGCGTTTCCATTTCGAGGCAAAAAAGCACGGCATAAAGCCGATCGTCGGTGCCGAGATCACAATGGACGATGGCAGCTTTTTACCGCTTGTTCCGATGAACCTCGCAGGCTATCAAAATCTAAGCAAACTCATAACAACAGTCAAACTCAGGCATAAAAAAGGTAAGCATTTTGCTACACGGAAAGACATTGAAGATCACTCGTCCGGACTATTGTGTTTTACAGGTGGAGCGGATGGTTTTATGCATAAAAGTATAAAAGCCGGCCGCGCCCAAATAGATCTTGCATGGCTCAACTATGTTTTCGAAAAGCGGCTATATGTCGAACTGCAGCGGCATCACCTCCGCAGCGAAGAAGCTATAAATCAATCGCTGCTCGGCCTCGCGCACAAACTCCGACTTCCCTATTTTGCCAGCAACGGAACGTATTACGCCGATCAGCACGACCGCGAACTCTTTGACGTATTCACCTGTATAAAAAATCACTGCTCGATATACGACGCCGGCAAATTGCTCTCAAAAAATAACGAACGATATCTTAAATCGCAGTCCCAGATGCTTGACCTTTTCGAAGACATACCGTCGGCTGTCCACATCACAGAAGAGATCGCTGACCGCGTAAAGTTCTCAATGGATGCTCTTTCCTATAATTTTCCCGACTACGATGTGCCACCCGGCGAAACCGTAGACAGTCTGTTACGACACAGAGCTATAAGCGGAGCAATAGAGCGGTATCGCAACAAAGAGCAAAATATAAAAGATCAGGTGCAAGATCGTCTGGATCGTGAGTTCAAAGTCATCTCGATGAAAGGCCTGGCTGGATATTTTCTAATGGTCGCGGACATCTCACAATTTTGTGTTGACAACGAAATTCTTTCACAAGGGCGTGGCTCGGCGGCAAATTCTGTCGTCTGTTACGCACTTGGAATCACCGCGGTCGAACCTATTAAAAACAAACTCTTATTCGAACGGTTTTTGTCCGAGAGCTATGAACAATATCCTGACATTGATATCGATCTGCCATCGGGAGATGACCGCGAACAAGTAATACAGCATGTTTACAGAGAATACGGCGAACGCGGAGCAGGTATGACCGCGAATGTCATCAGCTATCGCGGCAAATCGGCAGTTCGAGAGGTCGGGAAGACATTTGGCTTTGGCCCTGATGTACTTGACCGGTTGTCCAAACTTAATTCTCATTATGAGACTTTCAAAGGCGAAGAATTGGATCGTCGGCTTAAAGAACAAGGATTCGACACAACCGAGAATATTCGCCTTAAAAAATTTGCTGAGCTATACAACAAGATCTTAGATTTCCCGCGACACCTGGGCCAGCATTCGGGTGGAATGGTTGTGTCACTAAACCGACTCGATGGCATAGTGCCGCTCGAGCCAGCATCGATGCCAGGGCGCAACATCATTCAGTGGGACAAGGACGATTGCGATGCTCTAAAGATAGTTAAGGTCGATCTGCTGGGGCTCGGAATGATGGCTGTCCTGCGCGATTCGATCACATTGATCAGCCAGCATCACGATAAAACTCTCAATCTGTATAAGATCCCGACCGACGACCCAAAGGTTTACGAAGCTCTGCAAACGGGCGACACGGTCGGGATGTTTCAGGTCGAGAGCCGCGCACAGATAGCTTTTCTGCCAAAATCCAAGCCAGCAAACTTTTACGATATCGTCGTCCAAGTCGCAATCATTCGTCCCGGCCCGATCGTTGGCAAAATGCTGCATTCTTACCTGAAACGCCGTCAAGGTCTGGAGAAAGTTGATTATATAGACGAACGCCTAAGGCCCACACTGGAGAGAACAATGGGCGTTCCTCTTTTTCAAGAACAGCTTCTTAAAATAGCAATGGACATTGCCGGATTCACTTCCGATCAAACCGAAGATCTCCGTAAAGCAATGGGTTTTAAAAGACCGGGTAAAAAGCTTGAAACAATCAGTGAAAATCTTCGCAAAGGAATGGAGAAAACAGGCGTGCCAAAGGAAGTCCAGGAAAATATCGTAAATTGCGTACTCGCTTTTTCAAATTACGGCTTCCCCGAATCTCATGCTTTCAGTTTTGCGTTATTAGCCTATGCATCTGCCTATTTCATGGTGCATTACCGCGCTTGCTTTATGGCAGCGATGTTCAATAATTACCCGCTCGGATTTTATAACGCCGCGACATTGGTTAAAGACGCCCAGCGGCACGGGCTGCATTTTATCGCTCTTGATATAAACCGATCGAAATATGAATTTACCGTCGAGGAAGTCAGTGGCGAAAAGCAGGTACGCGTTGGGCTCAACTTTGTAAGAGGTTTGCGAAAGGATATTGGTGAAATGATAGTTGCCGAGCGTGATCGCGCTGGTTTTTACATTAGCATCGCCGATCTAATAGACCGCGTTCCCGAGATCAACAAACGAGAGATCCGCGCTCTGAGTCTCACCGGAGCGTTAAATTTTGACGGCACTATTCATCGCCGTGAGGCACTGTGGCAATCGGAACTTTTGATTCAACCCGAGGGCGATCTTTTCAGCGGCTCTCGTGTCAGTAGCCCGCACGTAAGTAAGGGCTCTTCTGCTCTCAATCGAGCCCTTACTCACGTGCGGGCTACTGACACAAACACCTTTCTTAAACGTCTGGAAGGTCTGGAACTTGTCGAAACGGATCTCAGAAAAACCGGCATCTCGATCGGCAAACATCCAATGGCGTTTGTCCGTGAAGAGATGAAAAAGAGCGGCATCTTGTCGGCGAGGGAAAGTATAGATCTAAAAAAAGGACAGGTAGTTTCCGTGGCCGGAGCAGTTATAATTCGTCAGCGTCCGATGACTGCAAACAATGTCGTTTTTATCACTCTCGAAGACGAGACCGGCCATTCAAACTTTGTCGTAATGCCTGACGTATTTGAAAAATACCGTGCTGTGATCAACCAAAATGATTACCTCATTATTCGAGGCATCTATGAAGAACGTGGAATGTTAAAGTCAATTCACTTTGAGCCGATACACAGCTTTAACGCAGAGGTCGTGTCGCACAATTTCCGGTAG
- a CDS encoding zinc finger Ran-binding domain-containing family 2 protein has protein sequence MNKKCPACNVVNFPEADLCIRCNASLEASGHKRGTTGSRLLTRIVVCIAVCCAVIFGFYVSLVASAKSLSPEQGHQVRKALAVLNERGFSNEIFLLEHFSVFRSEDNWLNASVDKENAYAAANFPFEIVTLYPDFFTYPVDDVERAAILLHESRHLRGEDEHDAYKYVWLHRKQLGWTVDKYRDSPVWSNIRKQTKDNVPELFVCEGKELSDCTE, from the coding sequence ATGAACAAAAAATGCCCCGCCTGCAATGTAGTCAATTTTCCAGAAGCCGATCTGTGCATTCGCTGCAATGCATCGTTGGAGGCCTCTGGTCACAAGCGAGGAACAACCGGTTCAAGGTTGCTTACACGCATTGTGGTTTGCATTGCGGTTTGCTGTGCCGTTATTTTTGGCTTCTATGTTTCGCTGGTTGCGTCGGCGAAGTCGTTATCGCCGGAACAAGGGCATCAAGTTCGGAAAGCACTCGCCGTATTGAACGAGCGCGGGTTTTCGAATGAAATCTTTTTGCTGGAGCATTTTTCGGTATTCAGGAGCGAAGACAATTGGCTGAATGCTTCTGTAGACAAGGAAAACGCATATGCGGCAGCAAATTTTCCGTTTGAGATAGTTACGCTGTATCCGGATTTTTTTACATATCCCGTTGATGACGTCGAACGGGCGGCGATCCTTCTGCACGAATCGCGTCATTTGCGCGGTGAAGATGAACATGACGCATACAAATACGTCTGGCTGCACCGCAAGCAACTCGGCTGGACCGTAGATAAATATCGTGATTCCCCAGTCTGGAGCAATATCAGAAAACAAACGAAAGACAACGTTCCCGAATTATTTGTGTGCGAGGGAAAAGAACTGAGCGATTGTACAGAATAG
- the mfd gene encoding transcription-repair coupling factor, whose protein sequence is MADEFDKLKREIQSGTRVISLSGLTSVAAKAFILSKLQAETGKSFAIVTESNSEMENWTTDLGYFVNDDRSAIISLPSFEADPYSGVSPHAETQERRAMALWQLGHLRERNSNFVVMSARSLIQRTASPTEIASLGCVLLRDNDSAPETLIEKLIASGYVREDPIFGPGQFSVRGGIVDVWSPDAESPVRVEFFGDTVESIRAFDADTQLSTGQLDRIAIAPMREFAVSPQDLKDWSFFASERFAGDKFKRNLKDRTDFADEGEPFSGWEFLIPLVKPFEGTVFDHLSDCVFVIDEPTAVEHTLTAHYEHVNDNFDAVTESGEVSLAPNELFLTPHDLRTKLENTLCLELRALGKTAAGTDEEFAVGEETKTKPLFLFSATAKASEIELQSRSTRKFHGNVAAFVTELGSRSKTHGDLSRTEIVVQTPGMAERIREILREYDTSLAADLIQIGDFSSGFELPAFGLTLYTEEDIFGEITNEAEHRNFRSTPQKRKSKLGAFVSDFRDLKIGDYVVHVDHGIGRFDGLQTISSQGAEREFMLLIYADDAKLFVPVERMDLVSRYSSGEATSPTLDRLGGIGWQKTKAKAKRAMRDMADELLRLYAERKLVRGHAFPPDAPWQHEFEDAFPYDLTVDQAAAIEDTKTDMETPTPMDRLIIGDVGYGKTEVAMRAAFKAVMDGKQAAILTPTTVLAYQHYETFKKRFAAFPVKVDLLSRFRSSKEQKAVAEAAGKGEVDVLIGTHRILSTDVQMPKLGLVVVDEEQRFGVGHKEKLKQLKKKVDVLTLSATPIPRTLNMSLLGMRDMSVIETPPRDRLAINTQVVQFSEGVIRSAIELELARNGQIFFIHNRVESIESIAALIKKIVPNARIAIGHGQMNEKEMEQVMLDFIDYKYDILVATTIIENGIDIPRANTIIINRADNYGLSQLYQLRGRVGRSNRRAYAYLLIPSELELTPIARRRLSAIREFSDLGAGFRLAALDLELRGAGNILGGQQSGHLDALGFDLYTKMLERTIAEMRGDEIADETSVSINLGVDVSIPKDYIAETSQRLRTYKRISSAETEETLTQIHAEVEDRYGRIPRSVENLFEYARLRKLAERMAIVSIDKTADGVAIKLGETARVSPEKLMQFLGEIKDSSFSPTGILRIKVITGNPIRTAMDSLITIKSEPPA, encoded by the coding sequence ATGGCAGATGAATTCGACAAACTAAAGCGTGAGATACAAAGCGGCACGCGCGTGATCAGTCTAAGCGGCCTTACGTCCGTAGCGGCAAAGGCATTTATTTTATCAAAGCTCCAGGCTGAGACCGGCAAATCGTTTGCCATCGTAACCGAATCCAATTCGGAAATGGAAAACTGGACAACTGATCTGGGCTATTTCGTAAATGATGACCGGTCAGCGATCATCAGCCTCCCTTCGTTTGAAGCCGATCCATATTCCGGCGTTTCACCTCACGCGGAAACCCAGGAGCGACGTGCAATGGCTCTTTGGCAATTAGGGCATTTGCGAGAGCGGAACAGCAACTTTGTCGTTATGTCTGCCCGCTCGCTCATCCAAAGAACAGCATCGCCTACAGAGATCGCGAGCCTCGGCTGCGTTTTATTACGCGATAATGATTCTGCGCCCGAAACCTTGATCGAAAAGCTAATTGCAAGCGGTTATGTTCGCGAAGATCCGATATTCGGGCCGGGGCAATTTTCAGTTCGCGGCGGTATTGTGGATGTCTGGTCGCCTGATGCAGAAAGTCCTGTTCGTGTTGAGTTCTTCGGCGACACTGTCGAATCGATACGCGCGTTCGACGCCGATACGCAGCTCTCGACGGGACAGTTGGACAGAATCGCGATCGCCCCAATGCGTGAATTTGCTGTCTCGCCGCAGGACTTGAAGGACTGGTCATTTTTCGCCAGCGAAAGATTTGCCGGAGACAAATTCAAACGCAATCTCAAAGACCGCACCGACTTTGCAGACGAAGGCGAGCCGTTTTCGGGCTGGGAATTTCTCATTCCGCTCGTAAAGCCATTCGAAGGAACCGTTTTCGACCATCTATCGGACTGCGTCTTTGTCATCGACGAACCGACTGCTGTCGAACATACGCTGACCGCTCACTACGAACACGTTAACGATAATTTTGATGCAGTAACCGAATCCGGCGAGGTCAGCCTAGCTCCAAACGAGCTATTTCTCACGCCGCACGATCTACGTACAAAACTAGAAAACACTCTATGCCTTGAGCTTCGAGCATTGGGGAAAACCGCAGCGGGAACCGACGAGGAATTCGCTGTAGGCGAGGAAACAAAAACTAAACCGCTGTTTCTTTTCTCCGCAACCGCAAAAGCATCTGAGATCGAGCTGCAATCGCGTTCGACGCGAAAATTTCACGGCAACGTCGCAGCATTTGTTACGGAATTAGGTTCTCGCTCGAAAACTCACGGAGATCTAAGCCGAACGGAGATCGTCGTGCAAACGCCAGGCATGGCCGAACGCATACGAGAGATACTGCGTGAATATGATACTTCGTTAGCTGCTGACCTGATACAAATCGGCGACTTTTCTAGCGGATTTGAACTGCCTGCGTTCGGCCTGACGCTTTATACCGAAGAAGACATTTTCGGTGAGATCACAAACGAGGCTGAACACCGTAACTTTAGATCCACACCTCAAAAACGCAAATCAAAACTTGGTGCATTTGTTTCCGATTTTCGTGATCTGAAGATCGGCGATTATGTTGTTCACGTAGATCACGGTATCGGCAGATTTGACGGCTTACAGACGATCTCGTCGCAAGGAGCCGAGCGAGAATTCATGTTGCTGATCTACGCCGACGATGCCAAGTTGTTCGTGCCTGTCGAGCGAATGGATCTCGTCTCGCGTTATTCATCGGGCGAAGCGACTTCACCGACGCTTGACCGTCTTGGAGGTATAGGCTGGCAGAAAACAAAGGCTAAAGCGAAACGCGCGATGCGCGATATGGCGGATGAATTGCTGCGGCTTTACGCCGAGCGCAAACTCGTGCGCGGCCACGCTTTTCCACCCGACGCTCCGTGGCAGCACGAATTCGAGGATGCATTTCCCTACGATCTTACCGTCGATCAGGCAGCCGCGATCGAGGACACAAAAACCGACATGGAAACGCCCACGCCGATGGACAGGCTCATTATCGGCGATGTCGGTTACGGTAAAACCGAGGTTGCAATGCGGGCTGCATTTAAAGCGGTGATGGACGGCAAACAGGCGGCGATTCTAACACCCACGACAGTGCTCGCCTATCAGCATTATGAGACGTTCAAAAAAAGATTTGCAGCCTTTCCCGTAAAGGTCGATCTGCTTTCGCGTTTTCGATCAAGCAAAGAACAGAAAGCGGTTGCCGAAGCCGCAGGAAAGGGTGAGGTCGATGTGCTGATAGGCACTCATCGAATACTCTCGACCGATGTTCAAATGCCAAAGCTCGGTCTCGTAGTCGTTGACGAAGAGCAGCGTTTCGGCGTCGGCCACAAAGAAAAGCTCAAGCAATTAAAGAAAAAAGTCGATGTCCTTACGCTTTCAGCAACGCCGATTCCCCGCACACTAAATATGTCCTTGCTAGGAATGCGCGATATGTCCGTTATCGAAACGCCGCCGCGCGATCGACTAGCTATTAACACTCAGGTCGTCCAATTTTCCGAAGGCGTAATTCGCTCTGCGATAGAACTCGAACTCGCCCGAAACGGTCAGATATTTTTCATCCATAACCGTGTCGAATCGATCGAGTCGATCGCCGCTCTCATTAAGAAGATCGTGCCAAACGCACGCATCGCTATCGGCCACGGCCAGATGAATGAAAAGGAAATGGAGCAGGTGATGCTCGATTTTATCGATTACAAATACGATATTCTCGTTGCAACGACGATCATCGAAAACGGCATCGACATCCCGCGTGCAAATACCATTATCATCAATCGCGCCGATAATTACGGCCTTTCGCAGCTATACCAGCTTCGCGGTCGTGTCGGACGTTCGAACCGTCGTGCGTATGCATATCTACTGATACCGAGCGAGTTGGAATTAACGCCAATTGCCCGGCGCAGATTGAGCGCGATTCGTGAATTTTCCGATCTTGGCGCAGGCTTCAGGCTTGCCGCTCTCGACCTCGAACTTCGCGGTGCAGGCAACATTCTCGGCGGCCAGCAATCCGGCCATTTAGATGCGCTTGGTTTTGATCTCTACACAAAAATGCTCGAACGCACAATCGCTGAAATGCGTGGTGACGAGATCGCCGACGAGACGAGCGTTTCGATCAATCTCGGCGTTGATGTTTCGATACCGAAGGATTATATCGCCGAAACGAGTCAACGGCTGCGCACATATAAACGCATCTCGTCTGCCGAAACTGAAGAGACCTTAACTCAGATCCATGCCGAGGTTGAGGACCGCTACGGACGCATTCCGCGTTCGGTCGAAAACCTCTTTGAATACGCTCGTTTGAGAAAGCTCGCCGAGCGAATGGCAATCGTTTCGATAGACAAGACAGCAGACGGAGTAGCGATCAAACTCGGTGAGACTGCTCGCGTCTCGCCGGAAAAATTGATGCAGTTTTTAGGTGAAATTAAAGATTCGAGTTTTTCGCCGACAGGCATCTTGAGGATAAAGGTCATTACGGGCAATCCAATTCGAACGGCGATGGATTCTCTAATTACGATCAAGTCAGAACCACCTGCGTAA
- the lysS gene encoding lysine--tRNA ligase — translation MSIPQFEEIIEPNDQTEARKVSLEAISALVGNVYPNKFSRTDVSGGEDTITALKHFDKIADIESRMAEIKANLGEGERPPAEKKDELNTELKALGNVRIAGRLTTPTRGNFVHLTDGISKLQVYCNKKGPLALIKNDGADTFDEENGWALWQLLDHGDLIGAEGYLFVTNTGEVSVHVEKLQFLAKAMLPMPDKMHGIADPELQRRYRYADLIASTLQIEHDGLTTREVFERRAKLISGIRRFLDDAGFIEVETPMLTPKATGAAAKPFETHHNALDIPLYARVAPELYLKRLVVGGFEKVYELNRNFRNEGLSQRHNPEFTMLEFYIAYMDVNGMMDFAETMIKDAVAKANDGNLVVKYGENEIDFGNFERITMADAVARGRNLNGSEGVLLDAVTSTSGIEEDTLPTGRVSAFDDAQLLEYFEEHVEHTLIQPTFIIDYPKSISPLSKADPSNPNIAERFELFINGMEVANGFSELNDPKEQYERFVDQMSERERGDEEAMVLDEDYIRALSYGMPPAAGIGIGIDRLVMMLTNKHSIRDVILFPHMRPEKGSLTTEDTESTEN, via the coding sequence ATGAGCATTCCTCAATTCGAAGAGATCATCGAACCTAACGACCAGACAGAAGCGCGAAAAGTGTCGCTTGAGGCAATTTCTGCGCTGGTCGGAAATGTGTATCCGAACAAGTTTTCCCGCACTGACGTCAGCGGCGGCGAAGACACGATCACTGCACTCAAACATTTTGACAAGATCGCCGATATCGAATCACGAATGGCCGAGATCAAAGCGAATCTCGGCGAAGGCGAACGTCCGCCTGCGGAAAAAAAAGATGAACTGAACACTGAGTTAAAAGCATTAGGAAACGTTCGCATCGCGGGCCGTTTGACGACGCCGACGCGCGGCAATTTTGTTCATCTGACCGACGGCATTTCAAAGTTGCAAGTCTATTGCAACAAAAAGGGCCCGCTTGCTTTGATAAAGAATGACGGTGCCGACACGTTTGACGAAGAGAACGGTTGGGCCTTGTGGCAATTACTCGATCACGGCGATCTGATCGGTGCCGAGGGTTATCTTTTTGTTACAAATACCGGCGAAGTTTCTGTACATGTCGAGAAGCTGCAATTCCTTGCCAAAGCGATGCTTCCGATGCCCGACAAAATGCACGGCATCGCCGATCCTGAGCTGCAACGACGCTACCGTTACGCTGATCTCATCGCTTCGACATTGCAGATCGAGCACGATGGGTTGACGACGCGCGAGGTTTTCGAGCGTCGTGCCAAGCTGATCTCAGGGATACGTCGCTTTCTCGATGATGCAGGGTTTATCGAAGTCGAAACGCCGATGCTCACGCCGAAGGCGACCGGTGCGGCGGCGAAACCGTTCGAGACGCATCATAACGCGCTCGACATTCCGCTCTATGCACGCGTTGCGCCGGAGCTTTATCTCAAGCGTCTGGTCGTCGGCGGCTTTGAAAAGGTTTACGAACTCAACCGCAACTTCCGCAACGAAGGCCTCTCGCAGCGTCACAACCCCGAATTCACCATGCTCGAATTCTACATCGCCTACATGGATGTAAACGGGATGATGGATTTTGCCGAGACGATGATAAAAGACGCGGTCGCGAAGGCGAACGACGGCAATCTGGTTGTGAAGTACGGAGAGAACGAGATAGATTTCGGCAATTTCGAGCGAATCACGATGGCGGACGCGGTCGCACGAGGCAGAAACCTGAACGGTAGCGAGGGTGTTCTTTTGGATGCGGTCACTTCAACGTCGGGTATCGAAGAAGACACACTCCCTACCGGGCGTGTTTCCGCCTTTGATGATGCCCAGCTTCTCGAATATTTCGAAGAACATGTCGAGCACACGCTAATTCAGCCAACATTCATCATAGATTACCCAAAATCCATCTCACCGCTTTCTAAAGCTGATCCTTCGAATCCGAACATCGCGGAGCGGTTCGAGCTGTTTATCAACGGAATGGAAGTCGCGAATGGTTTCTCCGAGCTCAACGATCCGAAGGAGCAGTACGAACGGTTTGTCGATCAGATGTCTGAGCGCGAGCGCGGCGACGAAGAGGCGATGGTGCTGGACGAAGACTACATCCGCGCCCTCAGCTACGGCATGCCGCCCGCCGCCGGCATCGGCATCGGTATTGACCGTCTCGTGATGATGCTCACCAACAAACACTCTATCCGCGATGTCATCCTATTCCCGCACATGCGTCCGGAAAAGGGAAGTCTTACCACGGAGGACACAGAGAGCACAGAGAACTGA